One region of Thunnus albacares chromosome 8, fThuAlb1.1, whole genome shotgun sequence genomic DNA includes:
- the LOC122988075 gene encoding late histone H2A.2.2, whose translation MSGRGKKAVPKPKSAVSRSSRAGITFPVGRIHRLLRKGHYAERVGNGAAVYLAAVLEYLCAEILELAGNASRDNKKQRIAPRHILLAVKNDEELNKLLAGVTISDGGVLPNIQASLLPKRTKALKDDSSDKDVQSQEF comes from the coding sequence ATGTCTGGTCGTGGGAAGAAAGCTGTGCCAAAGCCAAAATCCGCAGTTTCCCGGTCTTCCAGAGCAGGGATCACTTTCCCAGTAGGCCGCATCCACAGGCTACTCAGGAAAGGCCACTACGCTGAGAGAGTTGGAAATGGTGCCGCAGTGTACCTCGCAGCCGTCCTGGAGTACCTCTGTGCTGAGATCCTGGAGCTGGCAGGAAATGCCAGCCGTGACAACAAGAAGCAACGCATTGCTCCTCGCCACATCTTGTTGGCAGTGAAAAATGATGAGGAGCTCAACAAACTGCTGGCAGGGGTCACAATCTCAGATGGTGGTGTCCTCCCAAATATCCAGGCAAGCCTTCTCCCCAAGAGGACCAAGGCACTCAAGGATGATAGCTCTGATAAAGATGTTCAGTCTCAAGAGTTTTAA
- the LOC122988082 gene encoding cytochrome c oxidase subunit 6B1: MAENIEEKIKNYRTAPFDARFPNTNQTRNCFQNYLDFHRCNKALSARDQDVAPCDWYQRVYKSLCPMSWVAKWDDQIENGSFPGKI; the protein is encoded by the exons ATGGCTGAGAATATCGAAGAGAAGATCAAGAACTACAGGACCGCTCCCTTTGACGCCCGATTCCCCAACACTAACCAGACCCGCAACTGTTTCCAGAACTACCTGG ACTTCCACAGGTGCAACAAGGCTCTGTCAGCCAGAGACCAGGATGTGGCTCCCTGTGACTGGTACCAGAGGGTTTACAAGAGCCTTTGTCCCATGAGCTGG GTCGCTAAATGGGACGATCAGATAGAGAATGGAAGTTTCCCAGGAAAGATCTGA
- the slc2a3b gene encoding solute carrier family 2, facilitated glucose transporter member 1 isoform X2, protein MERMEDDKPKQKKVTLYLLYCVSTAVIGSLQFGYNTGVINAPEKKLRAFFHNVSTERYEEAFSKDTITIVWSFSVAIFSVGGMIGSFSVGAIVNKFGRRKSMLLSNILAILGGALMGLSSLSRSFEMVIIGRFVIGVFCGLCTGLTPMYVGEISPTALRGAFGTLHQLGVVIGILVAQIFGLESLLGSESLWPLLLALTALPAVLQSIMLLFCPESPRYLLIVLNEEEEARKALVRLRGSEDVTDDIQEMKEEGMKMAMEKKVTILELFRSPNYRQPILIAIVLQLSQQLSGINAVFYYSTGIFDKAGVTQPIYATIGAGVVNTVFTVVSLFLVERAGRRTLHLIGLAGMAICAILMTISLSLVSGNQSLSYLAIVAVFGFVASFEMGPGPIPWFIVAELFSQGPRPAAMAVSGFSNWTANFLVGISFPKLEQLCRAYVFIIFTIFLILFFIFTFLRVPETKGRTFDDIAQGFAASAAKQSQSPVPEAVVVGLPESKEPAPMSPTEKVPMVDLPPEKQ, encoded by the exons ATGGAGCGGATGGAGGATGATAAG CCTAAGCAGAAGAAGGTAACCTTGTACCTTCTCTACTGTGTTTCCACAGCAGTCATCGGCTCGCTACAGTTTGGCTACAATACCGGGGTCATCAACGCCCCagaaaag AAATTGCGGGCTTTCTTCCACAATGTGTCTACGGAGCGGTACGAGGAGGCTTTCAGCAAGGACACCATCACTATAGTGTGGAGTTTTTCTGTGGCCATTTTCAGTGTGGGAGGCATGATAGGGTCCTTCTCTGTTGGAGCCATTGTCAACAAGTTTGGCAG GCGCAAGTCCATGCTTCTATCTAACATCCTGGCTATACTGGGAGGTGCTCTGATGGGACTGTCGAGCCTGAGTCGATCTTTTGAGATGGTCATTATCGGCCGGTTCGTCATTGGTGTGTTCTGTGGTCTGTGCACGGGACTGACACCCATGTACGTGGGTGAGATCTCTCCCACCGCTCTCCGAGGAGCCTTCGGCACACTGCACCAGCTGGGTGTAGTTATTGGTATTCTGGTGGCACAG ATCTTTGGTCTGGAGTCTCTGTTGGGTTCAGAGTCTCTGTGGCCTCTACTGCTGGCCCTGACCGCCCTTCCTGCTGTACTGCAGAGCATCATGCTGCTCTTCTGCCCTGAGAGTCCTCGCTACCTGCTCATCGTCCtcaatgaagaggaggaggcacGAAAAG CACTGGTGCGTCTGCGCGGCTCTGAAGATGTGACTGATGATATTcaggagatgaaggaggaagGGATGAAGATGGCCATGGAAAAGAAAGTGACCATCCTCGAACTCTTCCGCTCCCCAAACTACCGTCAACCAATCCTTATCGCTATCgtcctccagctctctcagcAGCTGTCTGGCATCAACGCT GTCTTTTACTACTCCACAGGCATTTTTGATAAGGCTGGTGTAACTCAGCCTATCTACGCCACCATTGGAGCTGGAGTCGTCAACACTGTGTTTACTGTCGTCTCT CTCTTTCTGGTTGAAAGGGCCGGGAGAAGGACCTTACACCTGATTGGACTCGCTGGAATGGCCATCTGTGCCATCCTCATGACTATCTCCCTCTCTTTGGTG TCGGGCAACCAGTCTCTAAGCTACCTGGCCATAGTGGCTGTGTTTGGCTTTGTTGCCAGTTTTGAGATGGGTCCAGGTCCCATCCCCTGGTTCATTGTGGCTGAGCTCTTCTCCCAGGGTCCTCGACCTGCTGCCATGGCCGTCTCTGGTTTCTCTAACTGGACCGCCAACTTCCTGGTGGGGATAAGTTTTCCTAAACTGGAG caaCTTTGTCGTGCTTAtgtcttcatcatcttcacGATCTTCCTCATCCTGTTCTTCATTTTCACCTTCCTGCGCGTGCCTGAGACCAAAGGAAGGACCTTTGATGACATTGCCCAGGGATTCGCTGCCAGTGCAGCGAAACAGTCCCAGTCCCCGGTGCCTGAGGCGGTGGTCGTGGGCCTTCCAGAGAGCAAAGAACCTGCACCTATGTCCCCAACAGAAAAGGTTCCCATGGTGGATCTTCCCCCAGAGAAGCAATGA
- the slc2a3b gene encoding solute carrier family 2, facilitated glucose transporter member 3 isoform X1 produces MERMEDDKPKQKKVTLYLLYCVSTAVIGSLQFGYNTGVINAPEKKLRAFFHNVSTERYEEAFSKDTITIVWSFSVAIFSVGGMIGSFSVGAIVNKFGRRKSMLLSNILAILGGALMGLSSLSRSFEMVIIGRFVIGVFCGLCTGLTPMYVGEISPTALRGAFGTLHQLGVVIGILVAQIFGLESLLGSESLWPLLLALTALPAVLQSIMLLFCPESPRYLLIVLNEEEEARKALVRLRGSEDVTDDIQEMKEEGMKMAMEKKVTILELFRSPNYRQPILIAIVLQLSQQLSGINAVFYYSTGIFDKAGVTQPIYATIGAGVVNTVFTVVSLFLVERAGRRTLHLIGLAGMAICAILMTISLSLVESGNQSLSYLAIVAVFGFVASFEMGPGPIPWFIVAELFSQGPRPAAMAVSGFSNWTANFLVGISFPKLEQLCRAYVFIIFTIFLILFFIFTFLRVPETKGRTFDDIAQGFAASAAKQSQSPVPEAVVVGLPESKEPAPMSPTEKVPMVDLPPEKQ; encoded by the exons ATGGAGCGGATGGAGGATGATAAG CCTAAGCAGAAGAAGGTAACCTTGTACCTTCTCTACTGTGTTTCCACAGCAGTCATCGGCTCGCTACAGTTTGGCTACAATACCGGGGTCATCAACGCCCCagaaaag AAATTGCGGGCTTTCTTCCACAATGTGTCTACGGAGCGGTACGAGGAGGCTTTCAGCAAGGACACCATCACTATAGTGTGGAGTTTTTCTGTGGCCATTTTCAGTGTGGGAGGCATGATAGGGTCCTTCTCTGTTGGAGCCATTGTCAACAAGTTTGGCAG GCGCAAGTCCATGCTTCTATCTAACATCCTGGCTATACTGGGAGGTGCTCTGATGGGACTGTCGAGCCTGAGTCGATCTTTTGAGATGGTCATTATCGGCCGGTTCGTCATTGGTGTGTTCTGTGGTCTGTGCACGGGACTGACACCCATGTACGTGGGTGAGATCTCTCCCACCGCTCTCCGAGGAGCCTTCGGCACACTGCACCAGCTGGGTGTAGTTATTGGTATTCTGGTGGCACAG ATCTTTGGTCTGGAGTCTCTGTTGGGTTCAGAGTCTCTGTGGCCTCTACTGCTGGCCCTGACCGCCCTTCCTGCTGTACTGCAGAGCATCATGCTGCTCTTCTGCCCTGAGAGTCCTCGCTACCTGCTCATCGTCCtcaatgaagaggaggaggcacGAAAAG CACTGGTGCGTCTGCGCGGCTCTGAAGATGTGACTGATGATATTcaggagatgaaggaggaagGGATGAAGATGGCCATGGAAAAGAAAGTGACCATCCTCGAACTCTTCCGCTCCCCAAACTACCGTCAACCAATCCTTATCGCTATCgtcctccagctctctcagcAGCTGTCTGGCATCAACGCT GTCTTTTACTACTCCACAGGCATTTTTGATAAGGCTGGTGTAACTCAGCCTATCTACGCCACCATTGGAGCTGGAGTCGTCAACACTGTGTTTACTGTCGTCTCT CTCTTTCTGGTTGAAAGGGCCGGGAGAAGGACCTTACACCTGATTGGACTCGCTGGAATGGCCATCTGTGCCATCCTCATGACTATCTCCCTCTCTTTGGTG GAATCGGGCAACCAGTCTCTAAGCTACCTGGCCATAGTGGCTGTGTTTGGCTTTGTTGCCAGTTTTGAGATGGGTCCAGGTCCCATCCCCTGGTTCATTGTGGCTGAGCTCTTCTCCCAGGGTCCTCGACCTGCTGCCATGGCCGTCTCTGGTTTCTCTAACTGGACCGCCAACTTCCTGGTGGGGATAAGTTTTCCTAAACTGGAG caaCTTTGTCGTGCTTAtgtcttcatcatcttcacGATCTTCCTCATCCTGTTCTTCATTTTCACCTTCCTGCGCGTGCCTGAGACCAAAGGAAGGACCTTTGATGACATTGCCCAGGGATTCGCTGCCAGTGCAGCGAAACAGTCCCAGTCCCCGGTGCCTGAGGCGGTGGTCGTGGGCCTTCCAGAGAGCAAAGAACCTGCACCTATGTCCCCAACAGAAAAGGTTCCCATGGTGGATCTTCCCCCAGAGAAGCAATGA